Within the Drosophila miranda strain MSH22 chromosome Y unlocalized genomic scaffold, D.miranda_PacBio2.1 Contig_Y2_pilon, whole genome shotgun sequence genome, the region AGTAGTAATAAAGTTCAAACCATTTCGGTCATCGTCTGGGCAATCCAATCGGTATACTCCGAGACTCTCGTATAGACGCCCGGGAACATGGCATTGGCACAGCCCAGGCCCCAGGACACAATGCCGTAGAGTCGCATGCGTCCATTGATGCTGGTTATCAGCGGACCACCGGAATCCCCCTGGCAACTATTGCGACCACCCTGCGGGGTGCCAGCACAGAACATGCTGCTGGTCACGGTGCCAGTGCCAAAGCAGTTTCGGATACACTGCGACTGATCCCGCTGCTGGACAACCGTGTATCGCAGGCGCTTCTCCGGCTGCATTTGGGAGATCGACTGGCTGCCCCAGCCGCTGACAAAGAACTGAGCCGATGGCTGGATGTGGTCCTGCTTTGCGGCCAGGACAATGGGCTGGATGTTGCCGCTGTAGacgagtggctgctgcagctgAATCAGCGCAATGTCGTTGTTCATGTGCGTGGGCTGGTGGAACTTGGGGTGCGTAACGATGCGTTGGATGCGAATGTAGCTGCCGCCAGTGGCTCATTCGCTGCTGCCGGCTCTAATCACATAGTACTGCGGCTTGCTGTACTCCAGCACACAGTGGACGGCGGTCAGGATGTGGGTGGGCGAGAGGATAGCGCCGCCACAGGCATGTCGCGTGCCTAGCTGCAGCGAGATCTGGTGCGGAAAGTGGATAATGTTCGTCTCCCAGCCGCCCACAATGCGGCCATCCTGCTGCCCAGCGGTGATGTTCTGCGCCCCAGCCGTCTAGATAAACCAAAGCGATATCCCCAAGCGTAAACTAATCATCTTGCTTCCAGTGTTCAACTGCGTTACATCGTACTGATAGCCAACGTGCTGCAGGATCAGGCTCATCTTCTGCAGATTCTGAGAGCTGTGATCCGACACAACATCGACCTGAGTAAAGTTCTTCAGAGTCTGATGCATAATCTGAAGGAGAAAAAACTGGAATTTATTGATTCTGATAAGAAAGAAGAAGAATTAATGCTCACCTCATTGGTTTTGGATGCCTTTTGTTCCTttcggctataaaaatgatctgatctgatccagattcagcaatctgatagatatggtcattatctatgattctgcgtttttagttttctcgaatgtgcaatattgtggatgcaacagattttcgtcctttgtgtgggcggaagggggtggggcgaaattttgagatacacgttttatagtaagatctaacaggagtgcggataacaaatttggttactctagccttaatagtctctgagatttttgaatatccccagattttcgtcctttgcgggggcggaagggggtgtggcgaaattttgaaacaaaccaaatttggttgctctaacttttgtagtctctgagatctaggcgctaatgttttactctaagcaaagccgcctatgctacgtgtgtgttagagagagacagggcgagaaaaaatgaaattgttttcttgatgctggctataataataatacgatccaattcagattctgcagtcttaaagatactCTACAATtatacgtttttggttttttcatatctttaaaattgtggatgccacagattttcatcctttgtgggggcggaagtgggcggggcacagaagtctggatccaaaacatcgttgctctagctcttatagtctttgagcactaggcgctgaaggggacggacagacggacggacggacagacggacagacagacagggctcaatcgactcggctgttgatgctgatccagaacatatatactttatggggtcggaaacgattccttctggacgttacacacatccacttttaccaaaaatctaatataccccaatactcattttgagtatcgggtataaaaacatagctcgcaaacgacggtcaacactttttccctttgctgtctcgtcactgacaaaaccgaaaaagaccacgaagacacggtctctcactgagcagaacactttttgtctcttcgcttgtgttatgtgtttcgggtgagcccgacacacgatcgtgtctcacaataacaacttagagagacactttggtcaagcgttcacagcaaaagtgtctttagatgagcagaaccaaaaaagtgtctgagtaaagtgtttttagtttttttttcgtgtatatgtttatttattcatgttttccgcatcttttgggctattgtattgtaatatgtatatttatttgcaaaattggcaaacgaacattttcgttttgcttttcacGATTCATTTTAAGTTCCAATAGTCAAACCGTATAGAATTCACACAAATTGATAGTTGCCATAAGCatcacacgtacaagcacgcatacatacgcaaaagacactttgttcgttcactcgcgacagatgctcagtgaaaaacaggaacaaaagagaagtgaaaaaatcggtctttgcttgagcgaagagcgagttgagcaaaaacagatttgatcggttcttttcagtccattttctcaatgtgtccgtcaatgagaggtttttatcagacacgccgaaagtgtcaacagttatttgcgagctatggtTAAAAACCTGTTGCGGATATTGAGAAGAGTTCAAGGCGATCAGCTGTTTTTGCGATTAATcaatatatcgatatatatttttgacTTCATTGGATAATATATTTATAGGTGATTGTTTTAAGCTGGCATGTCATGCCGATGCACAAGAAAATATCGTTATTTATATGCGATAAGAGAAACGAATTCGGCGGCCTATTTTTAATTGCTCCTCCACCTTTGCGTGATCCAATGCTGTTTGCTGTGTGCCGGGCTATGCTCTACAGAATCCTTAGTTGTAGATATTGACCGTAAGCGGTTAGCTTGTTTTTATGTGCTTAGCGATAGTTGTCACGTGTAGAATGTATACTTGGAGGCGCTACTGAGCCGTGTAGTTGGTATGTCGATGTCATGTATCAAACTTAAGCGAATTTTTAAATCAATTAATGGGCTACATCCTTTCCCGCCGAGGGCAAAGAAGGATCGTTCTCCATCTCGAATACCCACGTCTGGTTGCCAATGACGAGGCGGTAGCGATCCACCTCCTCTTTCATGTAGGTGGTCAACAGACCGCCGTCGGACAGGCATCTCGACCTTGTCGTAGTAAAAATAACAAATGCTTTTTTTTTATCAGAAATCCTATTTGTGGGTACATTTTCTTTAAAAACGGACTAAATTCAATGGAAATTTCTGTCTTTTATCACATATTTGTTATAGGCAATGTCATCCCGAGTTCCTGTATCTTCTTCTGAAGCAGTGGTTCACATTCGGTTTGATTCCCTGGCAGCGGTTATTCCATGCCACCCATGCTGAAAAGCCCTGCTGGCGTCTGATGTACTTGGCGCAGGCAATGGAGTACCTGATGTCGTCGCTAATTAGCAGACGGCAGGGCAGTCGACAGAGATCCGTGAAGGGACGACCGTCCGCTGACTTGCACCAGTATCTATCGTTGATCTGAAAGAGACCCCAGTCCACAGAGCCATCCACATTGGAGGGATTGATGGCTTTGCTGTTAAAGGAGCTCTCACCCTCCACGAGGCAGAGCCAAACGGGCAGCTCGCCGTAGGGCACGCCATACCGATAGAGCTGGCGGGCCAGGCTGCACCTTCCCACCTGGCGGGCGCTGGCCAACGATGATAGCCAAGAAACCAATAGCCCCAGCAGCCACAGCACCTTCATCTTCAATCTGCATGAACTGTGGGCCCCTCTGGGCTGGCGACCAGGGTTTTATAGCCCCACAGCGCGTTCTGAATGATTACTTAGGCGCTTGGGCCACTCACTCTGACAGCTCTGAAGGGGGCCCACACTCGAGCATAAATCATGAACACTGGACGGCAAAGTGGGCTAAGATCTGCATGGCATAGGCACATCTAATGTGATGCGGCTCCCCGAATCCGGCTGATCAGTGTTACATTTAGGTTGGACTTTCAATTCTCGAGCACCAGCGAGCGATCCAGCCAGTTTTCGGATATATATGGAGTGGGGGGCCCAGTTTCACTTTCAATAAATTCTTTTGTTTCCCCCATCTAGATCGTATGGTGTTATTTAACAATAATGACAGCTGGAGGGGGCTGGAGCACTTGAGATAGCGTCGCGTGTCCTCGCACGAAAAGTTGAGGGAAAAGTCATTCAACTTTTGAACAACATGTTTCTTGTCAAAagtttatataaaaatatgcaacaaaatacataaaaaagatcttaaaaatatataatatataaagattatCTTCGGTTATCGCATGTCCTGCAGTCTGTAAATATCAAGTGATGTTGGATGTAAATAAGATTCCTGCTAAACGATATCTAATCTCAGTCACCACCCAGCCACCGCGATAAGCAAACGTCTCCACACACATTATGGATAGAGCTGTAATTGGCAGCATAAAAGCCAGATACGAGAGCATAGGTTTGAACTATACTTCCATTGCCGCCTATCTATAAGACGTCGCCAAATCTTATCTGCAGATGGTAAAGATTTTAGGGTCCCATTATAGAACGCGGGGCAACAATGTTCATTTGTTCAGCCCACGATTAAATGCTTATAGATACGTCTACTCGTATATAAGTGCTTATAGTATAAACCGGTTTACAGACCCACCAAAATCGCACACttgacacacaaaaaaaacgacTTACAAAAGCCGGCAAAACGAATTAGAGGGTGCCTCTTCCAAAACAGATAATTAATCAAGccgaaaaaaaacgagggggaacgttgtgagttgctgcggacaccgcaactctacggttatacccgatactaagtcagtatggctctcctccggcagacgccgctaatattaaacgacacgacaaagagtgcgtgcgagagagacagaaaatcagtctgagcgtgacgtcaccgctgcgtagccactgcaaattgatttcttgcttttggctacaaaaatgatccgatctcttccagattcagcaatctgatagatatggtcattatctatgattctgcgaatgtgcaatattgtggatgcaacagatttttgtcctttgggtgggcggaaaggggtggggcgaaattctgagatatacgttttatagtgagatctaacagaagtgcggataccaaatttggttactctagccttaatagtctctgagatttttgaatatccccagattttcgttctttgcgggggcggaagggggtgtggcgaaattttgaaacaaactcgtctcggtccgatatattaggagtgtggataccaaatttggttgctctagcttttatagtctctgagatctaggcgctaatgttttactctaagcaaagccgccggcgagaaaaaatgaaattgttttcttgatgctggctataataataatacgatccaattcagattccgcagtcttaaagatatggtcattctctacaattctacgtttttggttttctcatatctttaaaattgtgaatgccacagattttagtcctttgtgggggcggaagtgggcgggccgaagttttgaaatatttttgtagcagtgacatatcacagaagtctggatccaaaacatcgttgctctagctcttatagtctttgagcactaggcgctgaaggggacggacagacggacggacggacagacggacagacggacagacagacagacagacagggcccaatcgactcggctattgatgctgatcaagaatatatatactttatggggtcggaaacgattccttctggacgttacacacatccacttttaccacaaatctaatataccccaatactcattttgagtatcgggtataacgagggggaacgttgtgagttgctgcggacaccgcaactctacatttatacccgatacttagtcagtatggctctcctccggcagacgccgttaatattaaacgacacgacaaagagtgcgtgcgagagagacagaaaatcagtctgagcgtgacgtcgggcgctgcgtaacaactgcaaattgatttgttcctattggctataaaaatgatccgatctgattcacATTCAggaatctgatatatatggtcattatctatgattctgcgtttttagttttctcgaatgtgcaatattgtggatgcaacagattttcgtcctttgtgtggtcggaaggggtgaggcgaaattttgagatatacgttttatagtgagatctaacaggagtgcggatagcAAATtttgttactctagcgttaatagtctctgagatttgtgaatattcccagattttcgtccggctatactacgtgtgtgttagagagagacagggcgagaaaaaaagaaattgttttcttgatgctggctgtaataataatacgatccaattcagattctgtagtctaaaagatatagtcattctctacgatcctgcgtttttggttttctcgtatcgttaaaattttggatgccacagattttcgtcctttgtgggggcgga harbors:
- the LOC117193272 gene encoding lysozyme P-like, with the protein product MKVLWLLGLLVSWLSSLASARQVGRCSLARQLYRYGVPYGELPVWLCLVEGESSFNSKAINPSNVDGSVDWGLFQINDRYWCKSADGRPFTDLCRLPCRLLISDDIRYSIACAKYIRRQQGFSAWVAWNNRCQGIKPNVNHCFRRRYRNSG